TATGGGCTTTGTGGAAGCTTCGCACACCAGAGTAATATTGTGTTAATTGTGTCCAATGATGTGGAATGAAGGAGAAAATTCCATCACCGCCCTAGTTGGTAATCTGGGTTGTCAGGATGATGGTGCCCTCTATTCCTGACGACATGACTATAAATGTTGGGAAGCGGTGACAGTGGGTTTGGTGTGCCGTCTACATGCgaagagcatctacaactggaTTGGGCTGATTTGGCTCCTCATACGTCTACAGACGCGTTTGAACAAAGTACATGCGCGACTACTTTAAACCCATATGATCAATCGAGAGAAAGAGAAACTTGAATAAAGAAAGAGATAAAGTGATCCTAGGAGCACCGTGTCTGACATTGCGGACTTCCCGAACACCCTCATATTCTCCTCACCTATGGCATGAGTTTGAGGGTTTGCATGCAGTTCGAACATATGGTATGGGGGTCCGGTTGGATggtgttttttcttttctctcatggTCGGGTTGTCCGTCCGGATAAATGAGGCCAATTTGAAAGGTTCAATTGTAGATGCtccaactccccaaagcttatgGAGGATGAGATGAAGATTCGTGGCATTTTCAAGATGTGAGCTGAAAGTTGTGTTTCCTGGTTGTACACATTGGACGTATGTTTTGTGTCATACCAATATATCTTGCTGTTGTGACAAGATAATCCCCCTGAGTTTCTTATTCCTTCCCTTGTAACAAACATGATCCTGGTTTAATAAAGGTTGTTAAAGTTCAAAAATGTATCGTGTTGTTACTTTTTTTTTGCACTCCACTATGCTGGATTTTGCTTGTGTTACTTTACCTTGCCGGCAAAATTGATGTAATaactttttttcttctttggaAGCCGATGTAATAATGATGGCGGATTCGTTATCAATAGAACCTTTTAAAAAAAACACAATAAGACAAGTAAACACCTCATCTTTTATGCCATGTGAAGAAATAATTGTCCAATGAGTGGCATGTTTGGTGACTTGTCAGCAGCATGCCGTAGATTCAAAATGCCAAGCGTATGCGTCCAAAATTGGCGAATATAATCCCAACTACTAGTCATTTCTCGTAATCATCAGCAAGTCTACTTTATTTTAGTAAAAAAAGCCAGCAAGTCTATGAGTTTTTCATTTTTTGCGGGGTATGGCGGGTCTATATATTCAAACACACATTCTTCCAACCAGAAGCCAGCCACGGAAAGGTCACTCATCGACAGTGCGCACAGTGCCGTTTAGCTGAACGGTAGTAGCCTAGCTAGGAGTACTACGTAGCACGCACGAGACGGAGATAAACGAGACCTCCGGCTCAGGCCTGCCTGCTCCGGTTGAAAGCCAGGGAAAGGCGAGGAGAAGTCCAGAAAGCGCGCCAACCCAGCCAGCAACCCATCGAGCCGTTGGGTCGAACTTGAGGCAAGAAACACTTGGAGACTTTTCCGCTATGCGTGTGCGTGTTAGTGTCAGCATGCAGGTACAtgcaccatgcatgcatgcatgcatgcaccagTTGACGGACGTGGACTGACCCGGCGATAGAAGAATCGAAGCTGTACATGCGAGGCAATTTCATGTGAGACTTGCAGGCACTTCGGCTTTGTTGGCTCGTGTGCGTTTCAACGCTGGCCGCAGGCAGGACTGGATCGATATGATTGTGTCTCGTACGTATAATAACAAACTGAACGGAGATGATATATATGCACGCATGGGCTGCGCAAACCTTGATATAAATTGTGGatccgatcatatatatacacacTGCGTTCGAGAAGATGGGATAAACTAGTGGCTAGTCGCGCGCGTTTACACGGCCCGGCATGGACGTGCCAACAACTCTGCCTTCGTCACTGGAACCACGCGTACTCACACACACGATCGTCACGAGAGGAAGAAGGAAACAGCGATAAGGCAAGACAAGTGATatgtttttcgtgcatttacatgCGTGCCGTTCTGCCGCCCCTAGAACGAAAGCAAGGAAAAGAGAAACCAGCAGCTACCATACCAAGGCCGGATATGGCAACAGAGGTGAACAACTTGCACACACATGTCGGCCGTTGCGGCGGGCCTTGAGCATTAAGCAAAGCCGCGACGGCACACCTGCCTCTTGGCCGGCCTTGTACGTAGACCGTGCATGGATGTGATGTGATCGACGCATGCCAATGAATGGACGTGATCGGTCGACGCATTGCATGCATGCCCGTGTTGGCGGAGACCGTGCATTCATGCATGGATGGACGGACGCAGATCGACATAAAGCTAGGACTGGGCGGGACCGGAGCAAAGCAATAATCAGGCCGAACGTACACTCACCATATCCCTTGCACATGGCATGCTCTGCCCTTGCCCAGTACGTCGCCGCGCGCGGTCACCACGATGTCCCGATCGGCGGTTCGGTTGGTGGGCGCGGGCTGGAGCCGGCCGTCGCGCCGCTGGGGGGCTGCAGCGCCTGACCGGCCGGCTTGGTCCCGGCCACCAGACGGGCGCTGGCCCCGCCCGACCCTCCTAGCTACCTATCCTGTGCCCGGTCGTGTCAAACAATTAAGTTGTGTTGTGCCACTAGAAGCAAAATCCCAGATcgtcacacacacaaaaaaaagccCATCCGGGAGACGAAAAGTAATCGAGGCACGTACGTACGTGCCGATCGAGCCGGATCCGGTCCGTGAATTAGCGGAGACGACCGAGCCGATTCGATGGATCTAGGTTCATTTCCcgacttttcttcttcttcttctttgagctcCAGGTTTCCTGACTTCTTCTCTCGTTTATTATGAAGCACGTAGTTCCGGCTTGACGAACAGTGCATGCCGGATCGTATCCGCCTTTTCGCGGTTTCAGCATGATCATACTTGATTAGATTAGTAGTACAACTGTACAACTTCCGTGCCGATCACCACTGGGGACTACGTCAGTAATTGCAACTAACCAACGACTTGTCTGGACTCTGCTGGGCTGAGAATCCCTGTATTGCTACCAACCAGTCTATCCATCCAGGCACAATAATCCACGAACGGTTTTCACTTTTTGGGAAACTGGCTGCACCCAGCACCACCTGCAACATACAGCCCAAAAATTCGCCACCTTTGGCCTTTACCGATCGACGCATTTCTACTCAATTTCGCGTCGGTGACAACGACGTCTAGAATGACGGTGTCACGTTGGGGGTAGCCGGGTAGGGGCAGTGCGTAAGCAGCATAGTTAGACCATCCCACCTGCTAACACAAGTGAGAAGTTACCCCGACGTTTCACATTACCAGTGAAGAAACGTGGTCATATGTACATGGTACAAACGCTGCATTCACCACGTGGCCAGATTAGCCAGTGTTGTTAACCACATGCATGGCGGCATGCAGCAGCAGCTGATGTTCATACCGCGCTGTACCTCAAGAAGAATCTCACGGAGTTCAGACCGGAATTGGCGCACTGCACTGCATATTATTATTAGTACCTACGTCCGTTTCGATCGTCACCCTCTGCTCGATCGCAACCAAAGAGAGCCGGACACAACACGATcggtgcgtgcgtgcgtgtaACGTAACACTTTCTTTACTCCCGATTTTTGAAAACACTGTGTGGACATTTCGGCAAAGATGATCGCATGTGGTTCGCCGGGTCGACGGGGAGGAATTGGGAAAGGAGGCAGCGACGTCACCGCGCCATTGAGGACGCCGATAGATATGATAAACAAGGGACTAATCGAGCTGATCGCAGGGACTGGTTGATGGAGAAGATGGACTTGGCCATACAGCCGTGGACTTTTGAGCCGTTTAGCTAAGACATGGAGGGGTCGAGAGTCGAGACGATACGTACGGTCAGACGCACTTCACCATGGAAGGCgaggggaggagaggagaagtgcaTGGGTGAGAGCCAGCCAGCGTACGTGTGGGCGTACACGGATGCGCGAGCTTGAAAACGAGAGAAAGCAGCTGCAAAGGGTGGGCCTGCGAGTACGCGCTCTCCTCGCCTCGACACGCTCCTTACATCGTCATTTCATCATTTGCTATGCCAACTGCTTTGCGTGGAGGCGGCGTATGGACCGCAGTCACTGTCTACTCGCCTAGATGGTGGATTGATGCTGATGCTTTCCTTTGGTGGCCGCAGATATTGCGTCGACTGTGGAGTACGCCCTTTCCAGTTTCCACGCATCTTAACACCAGCGTGATCATTAAGAGCATCTACACCCGAACCTATTTGATCCATCTTAAACATTCAAGCGGACGGACCAGTCACAAAAAATCAACCTAAACAAACACCTCAAATCGTCCTTAAAATACTCATCATCACctcttagagcaactctaaccGAACAACCCATTTTGTTCGCGCGTGTCCGTTTAAATCGCCGCGGACACAAAACTCGACCTAACCCGTAGATCCAAACGAACGCGCCTACATTTTTTGTTCGTTCGTGGGAAATTTCAAAACCCAAATTTTGATCGCAGTCGGCAAGGACACGGGACGGACGCCCGTCCTTCTCTTCCCTCTGGCCTGCCCAGTCGGTGGCACTTGGGccattctcttcttccttccttcttcccAGACACACCCGGGAGCCCCACCTTCTGCCGCCGCTACCCAGTTTCGCCAACGACATCAAACCATCCGTCCATAGATAGGTTACCCTCTCGGCCGCCTCGTCTCCTGCTGTCGCCGTCcaacttgtgtgatcatgcacaatatgataGTAGAGAATGAATGTCCAAAACGTCTCTGTGGTCAAAGGTTTCAGTTTCAAGATGACAATGTTGTGTCTGAGCATGCAGGACCGACGATGTTTCTACAGATCATCGAGTTTCATCGTCCGATGCGTGATTGAAAAACTCATATGCAGCTACAATCGAAGGTAGTCAAATGTTAGAAGTAATCTTGCCTAGCAGGTTAATTGGTATATTTTAATTTCATTTTCTAATTAATAATATAAAGAGACCATAAAATAGTCAAAGTAAAAGGTTGTAGTGTTAGAATCGGAGACATATATAACCAATAATAACATTAAACACATCATAAGATaattaaaataaactagatggaACATGTAGACAATACAATATCACAAAGAGGGGAGGGTCCGGGTGGCCTTGGTGGGATTTTCATGGACTTTTCGAGCTTTGTTCGTGTGTGTTTTGTCAATTCACTACTAGAAACacggctatagctaatatggacactaatgacgcaccacgtatgtggtgtgatacgtctcaaacgtatctataatttttgatggtttcatgctgttatcttttcatctttggatgttttatgtatcttttatatcttttttgggactaacttattaatttagtgccaagtgtcagttcctgttttttctgtgttttttgctcttttcagatctgattttggaacggagttcaaacggaataaaatcttcgaaataaatttttcccgaacggaagaagatcagggggcttgagggccaagccaggagggctacaggtggcccacaagccccctatccgccaccagggggcggcggccagcaggcttgtggcctccctggcgcccccctgacctagctcctttgcctatatattccctaaaatacagaaaaaaaaatcaagggatccacgaaaatacttttccgccgcctcaagcttccatttccgtgagatctcatctggagacccttcccggtgccctgccggaggggactttggggttggagggcttctacatcaacatcatcgccccttcaatgactcgtgagtagttcacttcagacctacgagtccgtagttagtagctagatggcttcttctctctcttggatcttcaatacaaagttctccatgatcttcatggagatctatccgatgtaatcctctttggcggtgtgtttatcgagatccaatgaattatggatttgtgatcagattatctatgatatatatttgagtctttgttgatttcttatatgcatgatttgatatccttgtaagtctctccgagtcttgggttttgtttggccaactagatatatgattcttgcaatgggagaagtgcttggttttgagttcttaCTGGAAGATCCTTCGTGTGCCTCAcaaccttgatgtcatgcatatcacgaagaacgtgtgcgagagtatgcttggtaccctgctcaacatgtcaGAGAAGACCAAAGctggccgaaagcaagggcatacttgcaatcaatgggcatcagggaggagcttcacgcaaaacgtcctaatgatgatgatgatgatgatgatgaggcaaaggacacggaaagtcgttgcaaaggcaaaaaggccaagaagatcgaatatgaccGCCCTCCCgcatgcttcactctaagtccgaaggagatcgagcagtttttcacctgcctcgtaggagtaaaacttccttacggttacgcggggaagataagcagatacctagacttaacgaagcagaagttcagcgggatgaaatctcacgactgtcacgtgttgatgacgcagatacttccagttgcaatcggcgggatcatggacgcgcacttgtgtgaaacgctatttggcctatgcaactttttcaacATCATCTCTCTAAAgttggttggcgtgaggcaattcagaatgaattgatataataaaaatatatttattgtGTGTGTAAAAATAGTAATTTGGTACAAAGTTGTGCTAAAACAACGTCTATTAATGTGGATAGGAGGGAGTGGTTTATTCTAGTATaaaatcttgtcaaactttggcatCATTAATTCGATTAAAGACGAGACTCATTTCCCTACCAAGCAAAATGGTCATGTGTGTTTTCTCTGACAAGTGTTATCCCTTATTGTATGGTAACCATGGCTCCACATTGGTCACCCCATGTACGTAAAATCCACGTTGTATGAACGCACAACTCTTGCCAGCCTCCAAAGTTGAAAATAGTGCACATAAATTTTCTTATGTTTGCAAGTTGAAAATCGTGCACACATTTTCCCCCATGTTGCAGGTAAACATCTTGTCTTTCCTTTCGCAAATAATGTTATACAAATCCTAGATGATGCAACGGCCAGTAAAATTTTCAGTTTTTAACACAATACAGACGGAAACGTTCATATACACGTGTATATATTTTTCTTCAAACCGGGCTAAACGTGCATATTATGATCGTGCATACGTATGCCCTAACCCAATCGTCGAAAAAtctaaaaataaataataaaagcaTTGAGACTTGAACCCTGATGGGTTAGGAATACCACTGTTTAATAGGACCACAGATTCGTTGGCACACAAAATTTCCATTGCAAGGTTGTGATCGGGCACTGCAATATGACTAGAAAGCAGGTATATAAAAGGAAAAGACCGTCACAAGTTTCCTAACATCGCCTTCGCACAAGGAGTAAAcaaccgttggggaaaggaaaagCCTTCCCTGTGCGTGAAACGCTGCGGCATGGCCTACCCTGGAACGGCAACCCTGGGCGGGGCACATGCGAGGGCCCGTACGCCGCGTCCACGGCCACAACCCCCAGCTAATCTTGTGCTGGTCCATGCTCCACCCCCACCCATGTTACCTACTCGTCGGCCCGCACCAGCCAGCCATAcggcagcggcagcagcagcaataaCTCCATCTCCATGgacaccacaccacaccacaccacgCGCTCGCCTATTAATACCCCGGATGCTCACCTCCATGGCCGCAAACCAACAGCTGCCGCTTCTTGcaaccatccatccatctctcatcatcttcttcttcttgttgttgcaacGAAACGAGCGTCTAGCCAGCTAAAGATTCCAAGGATGGCCGTTCTTGTGGCGAGGCAGGGGCGCGAGCTGCAGCGGTACAGCGCGAGCACCGGCGGGCGCATCGTGGTGGGGTGCATCCCGTACCGGGTGCGCGAGGGGGAAGGCGAGGGCGAGCTGGAGGTGCTGGTGATCAGCTCGCAGAAGGGGCACGGCATGATGTTCCCCAAGGGCGGGTGGGAGCTGGACGAGTCCATGGACGACGCGGCCCGGCGcgaggccctcgaggaggccggcgTCAGCGGGGACATGGGCAAGGTGCTCGGCTGCTGGCACTACCAGAGCCGCCGCTACCAGACCACCTACGAGGGCATCATGTACCCCCTCCGCGTCACCCACGAGCTCCAGCAGTGGCCCGAGATGGCCTCCCGCAACCGCACCTGGGTCAGCACACTTCCTCGCCTCCTTCAATCTAGCTGCTGCAAACTCAAATTAGGAGCCAAGAACATGCCTTCTAAACGTGTGATTTCCAATTGATTTTGAGCAGGCAACGGTGCAGCAGGTCATGGAAGGATGCCAGCACTGCTGGATGCGGGAGGCGCTCGAGGAGCTCGTCTCCCGGCACGCCAAGCCGCAGTCCGCCCTGTGAACGACCGAGCAAGCTGCAGGCGGGTGGGGGCTCGAGCGCGCGCGGCTCTCGCAAGAAAAAGGCCGGGAGCGAGCaccatcgtcctcgtcgtctctctctctctcctttcctCGGTGCAGCGGCAGGCCTGCCGGCGTGTCCGGTCTCGTACGACGACCGGATCGGAGCATATACTTGGCCGCCCTCACCGGAGCACGAGCGCGTGGACGCTTTCTTGCGGCGCAGAGTCGTCGTCGTCGCGGCAAATAATGGGGACGAACTTAGATAATGTGTGAGGTACTAGTAGAGATCGAACTCGAACGGGGCACGAAAACTTGACAAAAACACTGCCGAACGAACAGGCTCACGATTCTTTCTTTGCTTAGGGTCTGGGAGTGAAAGATGAATCAAACTGTAAATTATTTCTAGTGAAACCGCTTCTTGGTGGCACGATCGATCAATCAATCAAATgagtactgctactactactattctaccctcgaaagcaCAGTAAtaaaaagataagaagaagaaaatccaCTGCCTCACACATCTGTTTCATCAGAAATAAAAGTTGCGCACGCCATTGGGCTTGCTCTAGGACAGCAACATCGATCTCGAGCACACGCTATTTCTTCCTCTCCGGCTCTCCGCGTGTTCTCGGCCGGACCGCAGCATCTGTCCTGCTGCATGCGATGTTCCTATTCCCTTGCATTATCACGGCAACCGAGCGAGCATATTAGCATCGATTCTGTTTGGCTGGCTACTCCCGAGTGAGTGGAGTACGTGGTGGAAGGCAGGAAGCTGCTACAGGCAGGCAGGCAGCAGCAAGTGTTGGAGATGCTTGCACGTCCAAGGAGAGGATCGAATCCCCACCCGTTTTAAGATACGGCTCCCTTTACGGCTGGACCGCTCTGGAGAAGAGACGATGCGCGTACGTGGACAGGATCCGTCCGGCCGGCCCGAAATCAATATGTTGGGTGTGGTGCCTCGTGCCTATGCCTGTCACGTAGATAGATGTTGGGTGTGGTGCCGTGCCGTTTTCTGTAGACTAGAGCATGGGATGGCCTGGGCCTGCGGCCCTGGAGGCTGGAGCGCAGATAAGAGCTGACGTGGAAATGTGGGAGGCCATGTCCCATGTGATGTGCCTGCTTTGCTTGCCACCATTAAAATTTCTTCCCTTGCTTCAATCAGCACGAACGAAATTCAGCGCTAGGGTACACCACAGTATACTGCCGCTGGACGGCGACGTGCGGAAGGCGACGCGCGCGCCCAGTCACGCCGTGGCCCCGCGCCGCTCGGCCGCATCTGTCCGGCGGATTATATTGCGGAGACCCGCTTCACGACTTTGGACAGTAGGATTTGTCGCCCTTGCTCCAATGGCGGGTGCGGGTAGTAGTAAAAATTATCATTGCGGCTGGTCGGCATCGTGACGACGGAACGGCGCGCTGGTAGGAGTAGTAGTACAATACTGCCTCCCATTGATTGGcagtggatgatgatgatgagattAAGCCCAGCGCGTGCAGTCGTGGCGTGGCGGTCCACGTACGCTTGGCTGTTTGTTTGTTGGGTGCCGTGCCGCGAGATAAAAACAGCTGACGAATCATCCATTAGATAGAGTAATCGCTAAACAACTTGACGACGACAGTGAAAGAGACGAAGGAGGCAGGACAAGGCAGACCCGGCCCGCGACGGAGACAGAGGGTGGCGCCCGCGGCCCGCCCatcgtttgtttgtttgttttatcGGCACTTGTGCAGCACACCGGTGATTCTTAATACTACTCCGGTGCTTTTGCTTCCGCCCGCCGTTTCGCCGCTAGATTTTCTTTGCACCGGTTGGATGATGACGGCACCGGCGTCCTTTTGTGGCCTCCGCCTTTCACCTTGCTTCTGCTTGGAGGTAGGATCCACGGTGCAACGGGACGAATCCTCCGTTGCGTCGCCGACGCTGACGGCTCAACGCAGTGAAAGTTCCTTGGTAGATCGTTGTACAGTGACTCTCAGTGAGTCTGTGAATGGTTCAAGCTAGGGCAGCTCGACCGGATCAATGTGTGGTTCTTGACAGGAGCCATTCGGAGGGCCTGGTCTAGTGGGGGCTAGTGCCAACTTGACAGATTCAACAGTGTGTAGTACTATAAGCTTTGCGAGACGACGTACTCACCGCGAGCGGGTCGGGTTATCGTGCGTCGTGGGCGGCAGCGGCGACCGCCCGCGGTTGGTGCGCGAGCAGGAGGACGACGGCAGGAAAGAGCCCACCGCTGGACCGAGCTCGCCGGCAGTCCATTGTTGGACTGGTTTCTTCGTATTTTTAACGGATGTTGGACCAGTTTGTTGGGCGCCTCGTCTAAAAAAAGGTTTGTTCGGTTGTGACTTGCTGGTTATCTGCACGCCGTGCTAACAAATCCAGCGCAAACCAACTTATGTGGTCGGACGGATATTGGTATTTTCAGTTCATCGGGATTGAAGTTCTGATACTtgtattatttttgaatttattaaaaaaattcaTGCGATACT
This genomic stretch from Hordeum vulgare subsp. vulgare chromosome 6H, MorexV3_pseudomolecules_assembly, whole genome shotgun sequence harbors:
- the LOC123403216 gene encoding nudix hydrolase 18, mitochondrial-like codes for the protein MDTTPHHTTRSPINTPDAHLHGRKPTAAASCNHPSISHHLLLLVVATKRASSQLKIPRMAVLVARQGRELQRYSASTGGRIVVGCIPYRVREGEGEGELEVLVISSQKGHGMMFPKGGWELDESMDDAARREALEEAGVSGDMGKVLGCWHYQSRRYQTTYEGIMYPLRVTHELQQWPEMASRNRTWATVQQVMEGCQHCWMREALEELVSRHAKPQSAL